A DNA window from Danio aesculapii chromosome 1, fDanAes4.1, whole genome shotgun sequence contains the following coding sequences:
- the LOC130224778 gene encoding protein dachsous-like has translation MNLRKRFWETNFLFFYFILASLHVHSAGYSKLDCETGTNAYVGRVQEGYEGDLEIIDNVRPDDRLVLEPYFFPVGVTFLELVHSMGDSSATVRTTKPLDAEQLKQSGGNLFYSVTCSNTGKKNTRIKEVEDINDNPPIFESKAYSATVSETLAVGSDVLRVKAEDKDISPGNNRITYSILPPAPEDLEVRSDGNIRLLNHLNYNNFQQYIFTVEAQDPGGLRDTTAVTITIEDYDNLNPYFDHILYKATIEENEIGHFSDVTPEAIKAQDGDTGINEPVVYSITTVIPSEYQSNFDINPNSGVISVTTALDREEIDQITLYIQAAQQDDLSKKANTVVIITIEDVNENPPTFDQDEYIVSIPENSAQDQCVLQTVVTDLDGFSKGHFIMDSDTFVINNQGVISLKSDATLDRETNDHYTLEVIAVDQPVDGLSSTAQVIITVLDINDNNPQFLPLPEPIEIQEGKYTQSSPGEVCKISATDADIGVNGLLTITISTYNNFFSFSNDGTLQAVSELDREMQDVYDVVIVAADHGTPQLNNMTTVRVSITDVNDNAPVFSSETYSRSILIRDAKVGELLLTVSATDRDAGNNALITYSFSEVSSMVALDVETGDITLTSDLSEVIEDTLLTLSVIATDHGTPALSDEAEVLIHFKIASLTESVSFESSSYNFAIKENEPEETIIGTVKALTGSPLVTVNYNMKSHEDIFSVDAEGTIKALKSLDKEDVEWYILTVEAIDSRTPPNTAESTVSVQVENVNEAPVFDAGKYTAEIFNIAPYKFPIVKVQASDPDVDESSELQYSLVKPTSVLDVEASTGQLYVLDTSSVVDSLVTYEVKATDKHGLFTMTTVEVHMKESRYGNSVTVISLNQPVYIVEKMIPEIEESMKTAFGWTVKILSVTADGGNKIRINSRKSTDKTYVSFIAMDSSSSIIEADEVKEKIYTEHKVLTSELEKIFGIEVKIQVEDSSGNFEGFSEEVVITLAVLLSLTILAAGVSLTVYIIKNKFDDKQKKMEEEKSCRRSIDNPGNF, from the exons ATGAATTTAAGGAAAAGATTCTGGGAAactaattttctatttttttattttattttagccagTCTGCATGTCCACAGTGCTG GTTACTCTAAGTTAGACTGTGAAACTGGAACTAATGCCTATGTAGGAAGAGTCCAGGAGGGATATGAAG GAGACCTGGAGATTATTGATAATGTCCGACCTGATGATCGTTTGGTGCTGGAGCCATATTTTTTTCCAGTTGGCGTGACATTTCTAGAGCTGGTTCATTCTATGGGAGACTCATCTGCTACTGTACGAACCACCAAACCACTAGATGCTGAACAACTAAAGCAG TCAGGAGGGAACTTGTTTTATTCAGTCACCTGCTCAAACACAGgg aaaaaaaacaccagAATAAAAGAAGTTGAGGACATCAATGACAACCCTCCGATCTTCGAGAGCAAAGCATACAGCGCGACAGTGTCTGAG ACACTGGCTGTGGGTTCAGATGTGCTCAGGGTAAAAGCTGAAGATAAAGATATCTCTCCAGGAAACAACAGAATTACATATTCTATATTG CCTCCAGCACCAGAGGACTTAGAAGTGAGAAGTGATGGAAATATCAGGTTATTGAATCACCTGAACTACAACAACTTTCAGCAGTACATCTTCACAGTGGAAGCTCAA GATCCAGGAGGACTCCGTGACACCACCGCCGTTACAATAACTATTGAAGACTATGACAATCTAAACCCTTATTTTGATCACATCCTCTACAAGGCAACCATTGAGGAAAATGAG ATCGGACATTTCTCAGATGTCACTCCTGAGGCTATAAAAGCTCAAGATGGCGACACGGGCATTAATGAGCCTGTGGTTTACAGCATAACAACAG TCATTCCAAGTGAATATCAGAGCAACTTTGATATCAACCCAAACAGTGGAGTCATTTCTGTGACAACAGCACTGGACAGAGAGGAGATTGACCAGATAACCCTGTACATACAG gcAGCTCAGCAAGACGATCTCAGTAAGAAAGCAAACACTGTGGTAATCATCACTATTGAGGATGTGAATGAAAACCCGCCCACTTTTGACCAGGATGAGTACATTGTATCTATTCCAGAAAATTCAGCACAGGACCAGTGTGTGCTTCAGACAGTAGTCACTGACCTG gATGGGTTCTCTAAGGGTCACTTTATCATGGATAGTGATACCTTCGTTATCAACAATCAAGGAGTTATATCCCTCAAGAGCGATGCCACCTTGGATAGAGAAACTAATGACCATTACACGCTAGAG GTAATCGCCGTAGACCAGCCTGTTGATGGTTTAAGCTCCACagctcaggtcatcatcactgtcCTGGACATTAACGACAACAACCCACAATTCCTTCCTCTGCCAGAGCCCATTGAGATTCAGGAAGGCAAATACACTCAGTCATCCCCTGGGGAGGTGTGCAAAATTTCAGCCACAGATGCTGATATTGGAGTTAATGGACTACTCACCATCACCATTTCCACTTACAACAATTTCTTCAGTTTCAGCAAT GATGGGACTCTACAAGCTGTCAGTGAATTGGATCGGGAGATGCAAGATGTCTATGATGTGGTCATTGTTGCTGCAGATCATGGGACCCCACagttaaat AATATGACCACAGTGAGAGTCAGCATCACAGATGTCAATGACAATGCTCCAGTCttcagctcagagacttacagcAGAAGTATTCTGATTAGAGATGCAAAGGTTGGAGAGTTGCTGCTGACAGTCTCTGCCACAGATAGAGATGCTGGAAACAATGCACTTATTACCTACAG TTTCTCTGAGGTCTCCTCCATGGTTGCACTGGATGTTGAAACAGGAGACATCACTTTGACCTCTGACCTTAGTGAAGTCATAGAAGACACACTGTTAACCCTTAGTGTTATAGCAACAGATCATGGAACACCAGCACTATCTGATGAAG CTGAAGTCTTGATCCACTTCAAAATCGCTTCTCTCACTGAGAGTGTGTCTTTTGAGAGTTCCTCCTACAACTTTGCAATCAAGGAGAATGAACCCGAGGAGACAATAATAGGCACGGTCAAGGCATTAACAGGGAGTCCACTGGTTACAGTCAACTATAACATGAAGTCACATGAAGACATCTTCTCTGTGGATGCTGAGGGAACCATAAAAGCTCTAAAATCACTTGACAAGGAGGACGTGGAGTGGTACATCCTCACCGTAGAGGCTATAGACTCCAGAACACCTCCAAACACTGCAGAGTCAACG GTCAGTGTTCAGGTTGAGAACGTGAATGAGGCTCCTGTGTTTGACGCTGGAAAATATACCGCTGAGATTTTCAATATTGCTCCATACAAATTCCCTATAGTAAAAGTCCAG GCATCAGACCCTGATGTGGACGAGAGCTCGGAACTGCAGTATTCACTGGTGAAGCCCACTTCTGTTCTGGATGTTGAGGCAAGCACCGGTCAGCTCTACGTTCTGGATACGTCCAGTGTTGTAGATTCCCTGGTCACCTATGAGGTTAAAGCCACTGATAAACATGGACTTTTCACAATGACAACAGTAGAG GTACACATGAAAGAAAGCCGGTACGGTAACAGCGTCACTGTCATCTCTCTAAATCAGCCGGTGTACATAGTGGAAAAGATGATACCAGAGATAGAAGA GTCCATGAAGACAGCTTTTGGCTGGACTGTGAAAATCCTCAGTGTGACAGCAGATGGTGGGAATAAGATACGGATTAATTCTCGAAAATCAACTGACAAGACTTACGTTAGCTTTATCGCAATGGACTCCAGTAGTAGCATCATTGAAGCAGATGAAGTCAAAGA GAAAATCTACACTGAGCATAAAGTTTTAACATCTGAACTGGAGAAGATTTTTGGGATAGaagtgaaaatccaagtagaggACAGTTCTGGAAACTTTGAAGGTTTCAGTGAAGAAGTCGTCATTACTCTAGCTGTTCTCCTGTCTTTGACCATTTTGGCGGCTGGGGTGTCACTGACTGTCTATATTATCAA GAATAAATTTGAtgacaaacaaaagaaaatggaAGAAGAAAAATCATGTAGAAGGAGTATTGACAACCCTGGAAATTTTTG a